A region from the Spirochaeta thermophila DSM 6192 genome encodes:
- a CDS encoding nucleotidyltransferase domain-containing protein codes for MLPALYREVLLLIEERLRDIPHPWVITGSLGMVLQGLPLDIHDIDIQTNAEGAYEIEARLSEYVTRPVEYIRSERIRSHLGACMIDTVKVEMMGAIQKRLPDGTWEPPVDVTPHRCWITLDGRKIPVLSLEYEYHAYRTLGRLERAAVIREWLETHPPTCR; via the coding sequence ATGCTTCCTGCCCTGTATCGCGAAGTTCTCCTCCTCATTGAGGAGCGACTGAGAGATATACCGCATCCCTGGGTGATCACGGGTAGCCTGGGGATGGTTCTGCAGGGGCTTCCGCTCGACATACACGATATCGACATCCAGACTAACGCGGAAGGCGCCTACGAGATTGAAGCCCGCCTGAGCGAATACGTCACGAGACCGGTCGAGTACATCAGATCGGAGCGCATCCGCTCTCATCTGGGTGCGTGCATGATCGACACCGTCAAAGTCGAGATGATGGGGGCGATCCAGAAACGACTCCCTGACGGCACATGGGAGCCTCCAGTGGACGTGACACCGCATAGATGCTGGATCACCTTGGACGGCAGGAAGATCCCCGTACTTTCCCTGGAATACGAATACCATGCGTATCGAACCCTCGGGAGACTCGAGAGAGCGGCGGTGATAAGGGAATGGCTGGAAACACACCCGCCGACCTGCAGGTGA
- a CDS encoding peptidyl-prolyl cis-trans isomerase has translation MAKKVKEEQRDSHRKRGALYWGSIIVFAIIVVSFIFVGVPSAGVGSQTKIVYGKYAGMPVEQLPQMPYTYFQREIERLSDQIRQQNVTAEQSQFLTYQILRTAFNNTVFHLAALKLAQDAGLHVSSKALDRAVMREYTEDGEFSEDRYLATPPAERYQIRKFYRETILSQQVVNDLVFGSVVSEAERSFIAGMNYPQRKIRYLVYDFDEYPETEAKAYGEAHPDLFRTMELSRITITSSQIEAEKLYQTLLKEPERFEELARASSRDPNASQGGKMGVVRYADLKDLLSEDDLATIFSMKKGDILGVFTTLSGAWVIVRCDKEAEAPDLTRKDTLDYIKNYLLSYERNIVEEYFSTKASALRVAQSLDEFEAMARDQGKTPGSTGYFAINYGNLEMFPSPVANTDDGNILQAAAYSETFFERVFSTPVGGVTDPVNLQGGLLVAFIEAEKTEPEDDDTFSRDFYSYFAQRFMQGDVVNLLVDKDLLEDRFNEVFVRYFQSQ, from the coding sequence ATGGCAAAGAAGGTAAAGGAAGAGCAGAGAGACTCGCACAGGAAGAGAGGGGCTCTCTATTGGGGCAGTATCATCGTATTCGCCATCATCGTGGTGTCGTTCATCTTCGTGGGAGTGCCCTCCGCAGGTGTGGGATCGCAGACGAAGATCGTGTACGGAAAGTACGCAGGGATGCCCGTGGAACAGCTCCCCCAGATGCCCTACACCTATTTTCAGCGTGAAATCGAACGGCTTTCCGATCAGATCCGTCAGCAGAACGTCACGGCCGAGCAAAGTCAGTTTCTCACCTATCAGATACTCAGGACCGCTTTCAACAATACGGTATTCCACCTCGCCGCACTGAAGCTCGCCCAGGACGCAGGGCTCCATGTGTCTTCGAAGGCCCTCGATCGTGCGGTGATGAGAGAGTACACGGAAGACGGGGAATTCAGCGAGGATCGCTATCTGGCCACTCCACCGGCCGAACGGTATCAGATCCGCAAGTTCTACCGGGAGACCATCCTCTCCCAGCAAGTGGTGAACGACCTCGTGTTCGGGAGTGTGGTTTCAGAGGCCGAGCGCTCGTTCATAGCCGGGATGAACTATCCACAACGCAAGATCCGCTATCTCGTCTATGATTTCGACGAGTATCCCGAGACCGAGGCGAAGGCATACGGAGAGGCTCATCCCGATCTCTTCAGGACCATGGAGCTGAGCCGCATCACCATCACCTCGAGCCAGATAGAAGCGGAGAAGCTCTACCAGACCCTCCTCAAGGAGCCCGAACGGTTCGAAGAGCTCGCACGCGCCTCTTCACGGGATCCGAATGCCTCGCAAGGCGGGAAGATGGGTGTGGTCCGGTATGCCGACCTCAAGGATCTCCTCTCGGAGGATGACCTTGCCACCATCTTCTCGATGAAGAAGGGAGACATCCTGGGCGTCTTTACCACGCTTTCCGGGGCGTGGGTGATCGTGCGTTGCGACAAGGAAGCCGAGGCCCCCGATCTGACGAGGAAGGATACCCTCGACTATATCAAGAACTACCTCCTCAGCTACGAGCGGAACATCGTGGAGGAGTACTTCTCCACCAAGGCCTCGGCGCTCCGCGTGGCACAGTCCCTAGACGAATTCGAGGCCATGGCACGGGATCAGGGCAAGACGCCGGGATCCACCGGCTACTTTGCGATCAACTACGGGAATCTCGAGATGTTCCCCTCGCCTGTGGCGAACACCGATGACGGGAACATCCTTCAGGCGGCCGCCTACAGCGAGACCTTTTTTGAACGCGTGTTCTCCACCCCCGTGGGAGGCGTGACGGACCCGGTGAACCTTCAAGGCGGGCTTCTCGTCGCCTTCATAGAAGCCGAAAAGACAGAACCAGAAGACGATGATACCTTCTCCCGCGATTTCTACTCGTACTTCGCACAGCGCTTCATGCAAGGAGACGTGGTGAACCTCCTCGTGGACAAGGATCTCCTCGAGGACAGGTTCAACGAAGTGTTCGTGCGCTATTTCCAGAGCCAATGA
- a CDS encoding 6-hydroxymethylpterin diphosphokinase MptE-like protein: protein MRNAGERDLEIVPTDEGESLRYRGVSLYHPEAPKSRAGEKARRVPLSPHTLYVIISPLFWYGVEELVSRLPPTSTLVALEADPLLRSLAASRRPPSLSHIPLLAPDDPLPPARFRAIQPVHLSSGYRLAPRTYTEWLEHHRRELHRAWQNRLTLIRLGPRYLRNLILNLPSLPHTVPYPRPSRPVLVAAAGPSLPLALPAIRRHRTSLFLLAADTAAPTLLSAGITPDAVLLLDPQAFNALDLAGIPPGIPLFFDLVAHPSAIRHFHGPRHPLCSRFLPSRLFDLLSEHLPRLPLVPPMGSVGTLAALLALLLSDGPVILAGLDLSFPPGLTHSPGTLHHTLQLAARTRTTPWPSLTYPPGHRPLPSHPRLHTTPPLRTFARQLEDLAHIHPRIHTLTPIPPCPHIPLIDSETIPSLAASPAAPPYTPPEPWTVATLLTRLEEELEHTLSTLSSGTPTLPDYLEPLLPGIQPDPTHPGTRAAAHAILAELLRSTKIARTILERPT, encoded by the coding sequence ATGAGGAACGCGGGAGAGAGGGACCTCGAGATCGTTCCCACCGACGAGGGGGAGAGTCTCAGATACAGAGGTGTTTCTCTCTATCACCCTGAAGCACCGAAGAGCCGCGCCGGGGAGAAAGCCCGGCGCGTTCCTCTCTCTCCACATACCCTCTATGTGATCATCTCACCGCTCTTCTGGTACGGTGTAGAGGAACTCGTCTCGCGTCTCCCTCCAACGAGTACCCTCGTTGCCCTCGAGGCCGACCCCCTCCTCCGTTCCCTCGCTGCCTCCCGCCGCCCTCCCTCCCTCTCCCACATCCCCCTCCTCGCCCCGGACGACCCCCTCCCCCCCGCCCGCTTCCGCGCCATCCAGCCCGTCCACCTCTCCTCCGGCTACCGCCTCGCCCCACGCACCTACACCGAGTGGCTCGAGCACCACCGCCGGGAACTCCACCGTGCATGGCAGAACCGCCTCACCCTCATCCGGCTCGGCCCCCGCTACCTCCGCAACCTCATCCTCAACCTCCCCTCCCTTCCCCACACCGTCCCCTATCCCCGCCCCTCCCGCCCCGTACTCGTCGCCGCAGCCGGTCCGAGCCTCCCCCTCGCCCTCCCGGCCATACGCCGGCACCGCACCTCCCTCTTCCTCCTCGCCGCCGACACCGCCGCCCCCACCCTCCTCTCCGCCGGCATCACCCCCGACGCCGTCCTCCTCCTCGACCCCCAGGCCTTCAACGCCCTGGACCTCGCCGGCATCCCCCCCGGGATCCCCCTCTTCTTCGACCTCGTCGCCCATCCCTCGGCCATCCGCCACTTCCACGGCCCGCGCCACCCCCTGTGCTCCCGGTTCCTCCCCTCCCGGCTCTTCGACCTCCTCTCCGAACACCTCCCCCGCCTTCCCCTCGTCCCGCCCATGGGCTCCGTCGGCACCCTCGCCGCCCTCCTCGCCCTCCTCCTCTCGGACGGCCCCGTCATCCTCGCCGGCCTCGACCTCTCCTTTCCCCCCGGCCTCACCCACAGCCCCGGGACCCTCCACCACACCCTCCAGCTCGCCGCCCGCACCCGCACCACCCCCTGGCCCTCCCTCACCTATCCCCCCGGCCACCGCCCCCTCCCTTCACACCCCCGGCTCCACACCACCCCCCCGCTGCGCACCTTCGCACGCCAGCTCGAAGACCTCGCACACATCCATCCTCGAATCCACACCCTCACCCCCATCCCCCCCTGCCCCCACATCCCCCTCATCGACTCCGAAACCATCCCCTCCCTCGCCGCATCTCCCGCAGCACCCCCCTACACCCCCCCCGAGCCCTGGACCGTTGCCACCCTCCTCACCCGCCTCGAGGAAGAACTCGAGCACACCCTCAGCACCCTCTCCTCCGGCACCCCCACCCTTCCCGACTACCTCGAACCGCTCCTCCCCGGCATCCAACCCGACCCCACCCACCCCGGCACACGGGCGGCCGCCCACGCCATCCTCGCCGAACTCCTGCGGAGCACGAAGATCGCGCGGACCATCCTGGAACGACCCACCTGA
- the lepA gene encoding translation elongation factor 4 produces the protein MTERQQTLRNFCIIAHIDHGKSTLADRFIQRAHIVDDREFHDQMLDTMDIERERGITIKSQTVNLPYEASDGTLYRFNLVDTPGHVDFSYEVSRAISACEGALLLVDATQGVEAQTLANMYMALEYNLEIIPVINKIDLPAADVEGVKEQIEHELGLPADEVVSISAKMGTGLERLYEAIVDRIPPPSGDPKGPLKALVFDSHYDPYRGVVLYIRVFEGSVGRGDEVLLMSSGARYGVEEVGILRMRGLPVDRLEAGDIGYLIAGVKTIRDVRVGDTITSAARPAAEAVPGFRAVKPVVYSSIFPVDSNDYEELGKALEKLVLNDASLVYEKTSSSALGFGYKCGFLGLLHLEVVQERLEREFGLSVVFTAPSVQYRVRLRNGEVVTIETPDEYPDPSRIEEVEEPYIKATIITPDEYVGPIMKLCMDKRGVQTSMIYLDSKRVELIYEMPLAEVLFDFYDKLKSISRGYASFDYEILGLRPTDVVKLDILVNGKPVDALSQLVFRGNAATRARAICRKLKDEIPRHQFKIPIQGAVGSQIIARETIPALRKDVTAKCYGGDITRKRKLLERQKEGKKRMKMIGEVEVPQRAFLAALKAGEGEE, from the coding sequence ATGACCGAACGCCAGCAGACTCTGCGTAATTTCTGTATCATCGCCCACATCGATCATGGGAAATCGACGCTCGCCGACAGGTTCATCCAGCGCGCGCACATCGTGGACGATCGGGAGTTCCACGACCAGATGCTCGATACCATGGACATCGAACGCGAACGGGGGATCACCATAAAGTCACAGACCGTGAATCTCCCCTACGAGGCTTCCGACGGTACGCTCTACCGGTTCAATCTGGTGGACACGCCCGGCCACGTGGATTTCTCGTACGAGGTCTCGCGCGCCATCTCGGCGTGCGAGGGTGCCCTTCTCCTGGTGGATGCCACGCAGGGGGTGGAGGCGCAGACCCTCGCGAACATGTACATGGCCCTCGAGTACAATCTGGAGATCATCCCGGTGATCAACAAGATAGATCTTCCCGCCGCGGACGTGGAGGGGGTGAAGGAACAGATCGAGCACGAGCTGGGGCTCCCGGCGGATGAGGTGGTGTCCATCTCGGCGAAGATGGGGACGGGTCTGGAGCGTCTCTACGAGGCGATCGTGGATCGGATCCCTCCTCCGTCCGGTGATCCCAAGGGGCCGCTCAAGGCCCTGGTCTTCGACTCGCACTACGATCCCTACCGCGGGGTGGTGCTCTACATCAGGGTCTTCGAGGGGTCGGTGGGTCGGGGGGACGAGGTGCTCCTCATGTCCTCCGGCGCCCGCTACGGGGTGGAGGAGGTGGGTATCCTCAGGATGCGGGGGCTTCCCGTGGATCGTCTCGAGGCGGGGGACATCGGATACCTCATCGCCGGCGTGAAGACCATCCGGGACGTGAGGGTGGGCGATACCATCACCTCGGCCGCGCGTCCGGCCGCCGAAGCGGTGCCCGGGTTCAGGGCGGTGAAGCCGGTGGTCTACTCCTCCATCTTCCCGGTGGACAGCAACGACTACGAGGAGCTGGGGAAGGCGCTCGAGAAACTGGTGCTCAACGATGCCTCGCTGGTGTACGAGAAGACGTCCTCCTCGGCCCTGGGGTTCGGATACAAGTGTGGATTCCTCGGTCTGCTCCACCTGGAGGTGGTGCAGGAGCGCCTCGAGCGGGAGTTCGGGCTTTCGGTGGTCTTCACGGCCCCCTCGGTGCAGTATCGGGTGAGGCTTCGGAACGGTGAGGTGGTGACCATAGAGACCCCGGACGAGTATCCCGATCCTTCCAGGATCGAGGAGGTGGAGGAGCCGTACATAAAGGCCACGATCATCACCCCGGACGAGTATGTGGGGCCCATCATGAAGCTGTGCATGGACAAGCGGGGGGTGCAGACTTCCATGATCTATCTGGACAGCAAACGGGTGGAGCTCATCTACGAGATGCCGCTCGCCGAGGTGCTCTTCGACTTCTACGACAAGCTCAAGTCCATAAGCAGGGGATACGCCTCGTTCGACTACGAGATCCTGGGGTTGCGTCCCACCGATGTGGTGAAGCTCGATATCCTGGTGAACGGCAAGCCGGTGGATGCCTTGTCCCAGCTCGTCTTCAGGGGGAATGCGGCCACCCGTGCCCGGGCCATCTGCAGGAAGCTCAAGGACGAGATCCCCCGACATCAGTTCAAGATACCCATCCAGGGTGCGGTGGGGAGCCAGATCATCGCACGGGAGACGATTCCGGCCCTGCGGAAGGATGTGACGGCGAAGTGTTACGGCGGGGATATCACCCGGAAACGGAAGCTTCTCGAGCGCCAAAAGGAGGGGAAGAAGCGGATGAAGATGATCGGCGAGGTGGAGGTGCCGCAACGGGCGTTTCTCGCGGCGCTCAAGGCGGGGGAGGGTGAGGAGTAG
- a CDS encoding response regulator, which yields MVLKKEESVGVFTVLVLEDEPVVALDIKLHLEHMGYRVPAVFSSAEAFLSHWQEYDPDLILIDVQLEGAIDGISAARHLKEQSDLPFIFVTAYADEHTIERAKEVEPFAYILKPFDERELKGAIELALYRHRVASELKEREKLFSTTLQSLREGVVITDAEGRIRFVNRAGEALLGRSESEVSGRKFEEVVRLSPYEEEGERREGMFVLGDRLVEYSETDLVWDVPRESFGKVHVFHDFTHWMETESKLRERERQLLQSQKMEAVGRLAGGVAHDFNNLLTVIMGYSKLILQGLPADSPLRSDVQEIQRATLRSSHLIRQLLLFSRHQMAQPEVVDLNELLREMERLLRRVLREDIALTLSCLAGSARVYVDPAQFEQVVVNLAVNARDAMPDGGMLTIQTRNEVLREERKGALVSVPPGEYVVLDVSDTGSGIPPAILPRIFEPFFTTREDEGTGLGLSTVYAVITGAGGFVDVSSTPGRGTTFSLYLPLTDRQARKPEEVREEPHPAGGSETILVVEDDDHVRDFIHRSLQRRGYRMLVVGNPGEALLLSEEYKGPIHLVITDLILPYIDGKRLVERLRKARPETKVLFISGYPPSMIGERFSLSPEEPLLQKPFDLDTLLRKVREVLES from the coding sequence ATGGTGCTGAAAAAGGAGGAGTCGGTCGGGGTCTTCACCGTCCTCGTGCTTGAAGACGAGCCGGTCGTGGCCCTCGACATAAAGTTGCACCTCGAGCACATGGGCTACAGGGTCCCGGCGGTCTTCTCCTCGGCCGAAGCCTTCCTCTCCCATTGGCAGGAATACGATCCCGATCTCATCCTCATCGATGTCCAGCTGGAAGGGGCCATCGACGGGATCTCGGCGGCCCGGCACCTCAAGGAACAGAGCGATCTCCCGTTCATCTTCGTCACCGCATATGCGGACGAGCACACCATAGAACGGGCGAAGGAGGTGGAGCCCTTCGCCTACATCCTCAAGCCCTTCGACGAGCGGGAGCTCAAGGGTGCCATAGAGCTCGCCCTCTACAGACACCGTGTCGCCTCCGAGCTCAAGGAGCGGGAGAAACTCTTCTCGACCACTCTCCAGAGCCTGAGGGAAGGGGTGGTCATCACCGATGCCGAGGGGAGAATCCGCTTCGTGAACAGGGCGGGGGAGGCCCTGCTGGGACGGTCGGAGTCAGAGGTGTCGGGACGGAAGTTCGAGGAGGTGGTGCGTCTCTCGCCGTACGAGGAGGAGGGGGAACGGCGGGAGGGGATGTTCGTCCTGGGCGATCGCCTCGTGGAGTACTCCGAGACCGATCTGGTGTGGGACGTACCGAGAGAGTCGTTCGGCAAGGTCCACGTGTTTCACGACTTCACCCACTGGATGGAGACGGAGAGTAAGCTCAGGGAACGGGAACGACAGCTCCTCCAGTCACAGAAGATGGAGGCGGTGGGTCGTCTCGCCGGCGGAGTGGCCCATGATTTCAACAACCTCCTCACTGTCATCATGGGCTATTCGAAGCTCATCCTCCAGGGACTTCCGGCCGATTCCCCCCTCAGGAGCGATGTACAGGAGATACAACGTGCCACCCTCCGTTCCTCGCACCTCATACGTCAGCTCCTCCTCTTCTCCCGCCACCAGATGGCACAGCCCGAGGTGGTGGACCTGAACGAGCTCCTCCGGGAGATGGAGCGCCTCCTCCGGAGGGTCCTCCGCGAGGATATCGCCCTCACGCTTTCCTGCCTGGCGGGATCTGCACGGGTCTACGTCGATCCGGCCCAGTTCGAGCAGGTGGTGGTGAACCTCGCAGTGAATGCGCGGGACGCCATGCCGGACGGCGGCATGCTCACCATACAGACGAGAAACGAGGTCCTGCGGGAGGAACGAAAAGGGGCCCTCGTCTCCGTGCCTCCAGGCGAGTACGTGGTGTTGGATGTCTCGGATACGGGATCGGGGATCCCTCCGGCGATTCTCCCCAGGATTTTCGAGCCGTTCTTCACCACCAGGGAGGACGAAGGTACGGGCCTCGGACTGTCCACGGTCTACGCGGTGATCACCGGCGCAGGGGGGTTCGTGGACGTCTCGTCCACACCGGGCAGGGGGACGACCTTTTCGCTCTACCTTCCTCTCACGGACCGGCAGGCGCGGAAGCCGGAGGAAGTGAGGGAGGAGCCGCACCCGGCCGGGGGGTCGGAGACCATCCTGGTAGTGGAAGACGACGATCACGTGAGGGATTTCATCCACCGGAGTCTCCAGCGGAGGGGGTACCGGATGCTGGTGGTGGGGAATCCCGGGGAGGCCCTCCTCCTGAGCGAAGAGTACAAGGGTCCCATCCACCTGGTGATCACGGATCTCATCCTCCCCTATATCGACGGGAAGCGCCTCGTCGAACGGCTCAGGAAGGCGAGGCCCGAGACGAAGGTGCTCTTCATCTCGGGGTATCCTCCCTCCATGATAGGGGAGCGGTTCTCCCTCTCTCCGGAGGAGCCTTTATTGCAAAAACCGTTCGATCTTGATACACTCCTGCGCAAGGTGAGAGAGGTACTGGAGTCCTGA
- a CDS encoding response regulator, protein MRFLIVEDDIAARVVLTKYLERIGECVVAEDGIEGFEAFVEAWEGGERFDVVFLDIMMPRMDGQETLRRIREFERSKGVDPFTSTKVLMTTALNDPQNVIQAFHEGGAQGYLVKPIRKERLYAELVSLGIPVD, encoded by the coding sequence ATGAGGTTTTTGATCGTGGAAGACGATATCGCCGCTCGAGTGGTGCTCACCAAGTATCTGGAACGTATCGGAGAATGTGTGGTGGCAGAGGACGGGATCGAGGGCTTCGAGGCCTTCGTCGAGGCATGGGAGGGGGGGGAGCGCTTCGACGTGGTGTTCCTCGATATCATGATGCCGCGCATGGATGGACAGGAGACGCTCAGGAGGATCCGGGAGTTCGAGCGTTCCAAAGGGGTGGATCCTTTCACGAGCACCAAGGTGCTCATGACCACCGCGCTCAACGATCCCCAGAACGTGATCCAGGCCTTCCACGAGGGAGGGGCGCAGGGATATCTCGTGAAACCCATACGCAAGGAGCGTCTGTACGCAGAGCTCGTCTCCTTGGGGATTCCGGTGGACTAG
- a CDS encoding M15 family metallopeptidase encodes MGSTKFIVGLYLILRVPILAGPFLVTSSPPPEEPTPPPFPELSVLRNAYPDLTFDPVYDHEQGDWRLVVSAGGRTGVFYRAGGRFLPPDRVGDQDRYRMLIYRYAEQIPDPGRFTEEDIERIVRFASPENRSSGRVTPTFFFDLVYDSASMEQVERHIVQVSFLGKKVKVHERIVEPLARIEAALLRLAEEDPETAGFIHTLEVVEGYSWRTIRDTSGRSFHSMGIALDLLPAGWQRKTLYWYWERNKGNDRWMLIPLSERWMPPLKVIEVFEAHGFIWGGKWPVWDNMHFEYRPELIEGRSLFTD; translated from the coding sequence ATGGGTTCAACGAAGTTCATCGTGGGGCTCTACCTCATCCTGCGCGTGCCGATTCTCGCGGGCCCCTTTCTCGTCACCTCCTCCCCTCCTCCGGAGGAACCCACACCTCCTCCCTTCCCCGAACTCTCCGTGCTCAGGAATGCGTATCCCGATCTCACCTTCGATCCGGTCTACGATCATGAGCAGGGGGACTGGCGTCTGGTCGTGAGCGCAGGGGGGCGCACCGGGGTCTTCTACCGCGCCGGGGGTCGGTTCCTCCCTCCCGATCGGGTCGGAGACCAGGATCGGTACCGCATGCTCATCTACCGCTATGCGGAACAGATCCCCGATCCCGGCAGGTTCACCGAGGAAGACATAGAGAGAATCGTCCGATTCGCCTCCCCGGAGAACCGCAGCTCAGGACGGGTGACCCCCACCTTCTTCTTCGACCTGGTCTACGATTCGGCCTCCATGGAACAGGTGGAGCGGCACATCGTCCAGGTCTCGTTCCTGGGCAAGAAGGTGAAGGTCCACGAGCGGATCGTGGAGCCGCTCGCCCGCATCGAGGCCGCCCTCTTGCGTCTCGCGGAGGAAGACCCCGAGACCGCGGGATTCATACATACCCTCGAGGTCGTCGAAGGCTATTCCTGGCGCACCATCAGGGACACCTCCGGAAGGTCGTTCCACAGCATGGGGATCGCCCTCGACCTCCTCCCGGCGGGATGGCAGCGTAAGACCCTCTACTGGTACTGGGAACGCAACAAGGGTAACGACCGCTGGATGCTCATCCCCCTCTCCGAACGCTGGATGCCGCCTCTCAAGGTGATAGAGGTCTTCGAGGCACACGGATTCATCTGGGGGGGGAAGTGGCCGGTGTGGGACAACATGCACTTCGAATACCGGCCCGAGCTCATCGAGGGAAGAAGTCTCTTTACGGACTGA
- a CDS encoding DUF5312 family protein — protein MEASVFSRLVRELSAEEREALRKKLLDEQTHPEDLPLGATEEELHLEDQNYEEVWDRLSLIQKFLVFLKELFTGISRELSIKQYLLRKVRGRIQRKDPLLLHFPEKRLGVRLYERIREIARKTSILREELGPLWTRDHEDAFLAALFAFVSPEVDTELQQLLLVDRMEERVEREAPGLAFPERRKEIKRRLSEGMERIFSYIPTTTRKRMQGAARLLSYLKQVCEFPYATILSFWEGKGKISSPGWENPDLKRRLLEMASLLYAEVEPPPRGFFHFLSLYLEGLREEDGVPSSGTDVEASLLRVIQELTEEVHRLPLLDVARVVSGNPVFVPSPFAGGEEWLVRVRRYWDQVLQESFDRFVIRREKEDLEERMCSFLGVEDLSPLPYYGYFIDDEFFPGKFALSLRFTVEFAEKLFFPQYLTWLNVIMIDGAFYKEENRIQLVDSFTVLTGMREVLADLALRFSPEGEIGRRRRMVEQESIIKPLKRRRLEVVMEQEEKRIGRWLSSLQEAADLLGKVLGGILWGRSGEPFDTLSNLEDLDVREHRRLRKSLTEVQRGIALMAGLLRESLDLESRERG, from the coding sequence ATGGAAGCGAGCGTCTTCTCCCGCCTGGTGAGAGAACTCTCGGCCGAAGAACGTGAAGCCCTGAGAAAGAAGCTCCTCGACGAGCAGACGCACCCCGAGGATCTTCCCCTGGGTGCCACGGAGGAGGAGCTCCACCTGGAGGATCAGAACTATGAGGAGGTGTGGGACCGGCTCTCCCTCATCCAGAAGTTCCTGGTCTTCCTCAAGGAACTCTTCACGGGCATCTCACGGGAGCTCTCCATCAAACAGTATCTTCTCAGGAAGGTGCGGGGGCGTATCCAGCGGAAGGACCCCCTCCTCCTCCACTTTCCGGAGAAACGCCTGGGGGTGAGGCTCTACGAGAGGATCCGGGAGATCGCCCGGAAGACGAGCATCCTCAGGGAAGAGCTCGGCCCCCTCTGGACGAGGGACCACGAAGATGCCTTCCTCGCCGCCCTCTTCGCCTTCGTGAGCCCCGAGGTCGACACGGAACTGCAACAGCTTCTCCTCGTGGATCGTATGGAGGAAAGGGTCGAACGTGAGGCGCCGGGACTTGCATTTCCCGAGAGGCGGAAGGAGATAAAGAGGCGACTCTCGGAGGGCATGGAACGGATCTTCTCCTATATTCCCACCACGACCCGGAAGAGGATGCAGGGAGCCGCCCGACTCCTCTCATATCTCAAGCAAGTGTGCGAGTTCCCCTATGCGACGATCCTCTCGTTCTGGGAGGGAAAGGGCAAGATCTCCTCACCCGGATGGGAGAATCCCGATCTGAAGAGGCGTCTTCTCGAGATGGCGAGTCTCCTCTATGCTGAGGTGGAGCCCCCTCCCAGGGGGTTCTTCCATTTCCTCTCTCTCTACCTGGAGGGCCTCCGGGAAGAGGACGGGGTTCCTTCTTCCGGAACCGATGTGGAGGCTTCGCTCCTCAGGGTCATACAGGAGCTCACGGAGGAGGTACACCGGCTGCCGCTCCTGGACGTGGCACGCGTCGTGTCGGGAAACCCGGTCTTCGTTCCCTCGCCCTTCGCAGGGGGAGAGGAGTGGCTCGTCCGTGTCCGGCGCTACTGGGACCAGGTGCTGCAGGAGTCCTTCGACCGGTTCGTCATCCGCAGGGAGAAGGAGGACCTGGAAGAGAGGATGTGTTCCTTCCTCGGAGTGGAGGATCTCTCTCCGCTTCCCTACTATGGATACTTCATCGACGACGAGTTCTTCCCCGGGAAGTTCGCCCTCTCACTCCGTTTCACGGTGGAATTCGCCGAAAAACTGTTCTTCCCGCAGTACCTCACCTGGCTCAACGTGATCATGATCGACGGGGCCTTCTACAAGGAAGAGAACCGGATCCAGCTCGTGGATTCCTTCACCGTGCTCACCGGCATGAGGGAGGTGTTGGCGGATCTGGCCCTGCGCTTCTCTCCCGAAGGGGAGATAGGCAGGAGGCGGCGCATGGTGGAACAGGAGTCCATCATCAAGCCACTCAAGCGGCGTCGACTCGAGGTGGTCATGGAACAGGAGGAAAAGCGGATAGGACGCTGGCTCTCTTCCCTCCAGGAGGCGGCCGATCTCCTGGGGAAGGTGCTCGGCGGCATCCTGTGGGGGAGGAGCGGAGAACCCTTCGACACCCTTTCCAACCTGGAGGACCTCGACGTGAGGGAACACCGGCGCCTCAGGAAGTCGCTCACCGAGGTGCAGCGTGGCATCGCACTCATGGCGGGGCTGCTCAGGGAGTCGCTCGATCTCGAGTCGCGGGAGAGGGGATAG